The DNA window TATGCCATTATCACataacatgtatatgttttaaaactAACAGTCTATATCtatactttgtttttgtttttctttttagttaaaaaatgttttacattttacgAAAATCTTGCTGCTAAATGGTACTCTCTAGGGAGATTTTAAAATTGGGGCATGTACTGTAATTAACTTTtgactttaaaatgttttgtttcagTGCTTTGGCAGACATTGCTGGGggaaagaaaaatgtattggTCCCTTATCGAAACTCTGTTCTCACCAAACTCCTACAAACGGCCCTCGGAGGCAACAGTCGAACCATCATGGTAACTTTTCatgtattgaatgaaattaatgaaattaccTTGATGAACTCGTAAGATTGATGCAATGAAAAGGCAGTAAACTTTTAAGTGTATCAGAATTAAATGGCACACATCCTGTTCCTGTGAAATTTAAGACATTAATCAGTTCCATTACGATCATTGAAGTATGGATGAAATAGCTTTAGATTTGATTCCTGAGAGAAATAACTACGTAGAATAATGGTGATAAATAAAAGAGGTAGAATAACATCAGTAAAGTCATGttagtctaaaaaaaaaaaaaaaccctgcaagTTCTTTGACATTTGATTACTTTTCTTGAGAGTTTGATAATTTGTTTCAATCTGGTATAAACCTCTGCTATCATAATGAGATCTGATAGATTGGAAGAACTTGAAAAAGCATGAGGTTTTAATTTAATGAAGCAGAATAATTAAGATGCAAACTTGGATTTACATAGTCACACAAAGCTGTAAATATTGTCACTGGAGGTCTAAGATATTATCTTGCTGCCCATTTTAATATTGAATATGGGAGCTTGAGGTTAATTCAtttggaaattcaaaattttaaaccactGGTTAAGGTATTTAAAGGAATTAACTGAGAAAGGGGCTATTGTAGATGCTCATAGGCTTCCCTTATAAAGGGAAAGGTTATAAAGGAAATAAAGGCATGCAGTATTGATGACGATCGACCCACTGGGTACTCAGTCTGTTTCTCTGTTGTCTGGACAACCTAATGCGGCCATTTATTGCTATAATCACCGGTAGCTCATTAGTACCAGTGACTGGTCTTAAGATCGGAAAGCAGCCGTTGGCATCAGAACCAAGTAGAAATAGCGGggctgatatcaagaattcatGCTGTATTTTTAGGGTACCCAGTATCAGTAGTACTGAATCTGCTACTCTTACTTATTTTATTGATCGAGATTGATCTGCAACCCAACGCAATTTCCTGCATGCTTGTTAATACAAGTAACGGAACTATTCAGAGAATATTCAGGAgaaatttgataaacataatCAATTAGTAAATATTAAAACACACTCTGTGATGATGATAATAGCAATAACAGCAAAACAGCACTAGATGAAcctaaattaaaatttcatttgagaTCCACGGCCCATATTCTTTTAATGGACATTAAATATTGATGCTTAATACACATGACAATTGATGcacaatatttcttttgtttataaagTACCAAAATGGAAATAgttaatcattatttattatttcatatgAATATTGTAGATAGCTGCATTAAGTCCTGCTGACATTAACTATGATGAAACATTGTCAACACTACGATATGCTGACAGGTAAGGTTGCAAGAGTTGTCCCCCTGAAAACAGCAATGACTGAAAGATGAAGTACAATTGTtagtaaaatgtaaaaacatttcAGATAAATTGATTGATCCTTTCAGAACTACAGTATGGAATAACCAAAAAACTGCAgtgcattgtaaatattttgttttgttagctATCATATTAATAAGGACACATGAAACTTTCCTCAATTTTTTATCACTTTCCTTGATATATTATtccaaatttattaaaatttgaacctgttaattcccaaaaattcagagtacattaccaggctatttttggagctagaatatttaGAATTCTActtaaaatagcatgcaaaatgcatttgaatgcttataaatgaagtcatagtacatgtatatattttaattgaacacatattatctaaataaaaaagtatcatATGACAACacaaaaaacataattatggaatttcttaattgaaattttcacattGGGGAGATaggaaaaatagaaattaatgAAGGTAGGTTGCGTCTGACCTTAACTGTTTAATGATCAGGGCCAAGAAGATCCAGAACAAGGCCGTGGTCAATGAGAGCCCCACAGACAGGCTGATCCGCGAACTGAAGGAGGAGAATGCCAGGCTCATGGCAGCCCTCGGCAAAGGCGGAGGGAAAGCCGACGACTCCGAGGGTGGGAACATCATGTTATGTCAATGATACAtcacaaaattttataaatatagatCTATGACCAACTTAATTTCATTAACggtaaagaaaatttttgataaaaatatcttCAGTTGGTACTGTTTTTGTCTGTTCATTGCAGTagggataaaaatattttttttaatgtggcCTCATACAGGAACTAccgtacatgtattaaatagaATGCTTTCAATTGTATTTCAACAGAACTGCAGAGACTTCTAAGAGAGAATGAGAGAAGAATGGCAGATATGGACAAAACATGGGAGCAAAAACTTGAAGAAGCAAGGTAGACTACTGGGTCATGTTTTTCCCTTTCTGATTTGactctatatttttttatttagggGGAGTTAGAGAGACAACACTGTTGACATTTTGTGTAGGAGGGAGTTGGAGAGAGGACATTTTACAGTGTATGATATTTGTCTGTAGAGGAAGTGGGAGAGAGGACATTTTACAGTGTATGATATTTGTCTGTTGACATTTTGTGTAGGAGGGAGTTGGAGAGGAAACTTTTTACAGCGTATGATATTTGACTGTTGACATTTAGTGTAGGAGGGAGATGGAAAGAGGACATTTTACAGTGTATGATGTTTGTCTGTTGACATTTTGTGTAGGAGGGAGTTGGAGAGAGGACATTTTACAGTGTATGATATTTGACTGTTGACATTTTGTGTAGGAGGAAGTGGGAGAGAGGACATTTTATAGTGTATGATGTTTGTCTGTTGACATTTTGTGTAGGAGGGAGTAGGAGAGAGGACATTTTACAGTGTATGATATTTGTCTGTTGACATTTTGTGTAGGAGGGAGTTGGAGAGAGGACATTTTACAGTGTATGATATTTGTCTGTTGACATTCTGTGTAGGAGGGAGTTGGAGAGAGGACATTTTACAGCGTATGATATTTGTCTGTAGAGGTAGTGTGAGAGAAGACATTTTACAGTGTATGATATTTGTCTGTAGACATTTTGTGTAGGAGGGAGTGGGAGAGAGGACATTTTACAGTGTATGATATTTGTCTGTTTACATTATGTGTAGGAGGGAGTTGGAGAGGAAACTTTTTACAGCGTATGATGTTTGTCTGTTGACATTTTGTGTAGGAGGGAGTTGGAGAGAGGACATTTTACAGTGTATGATATTTGTCTGTTGACATTTTGTGTAGGAGGGAGTTGGAGAGAGGACATTTTACAGTGTATGATATTTGTCTGTTGACATTCTGTGTAGGAGGGAGTTGGAGAGAGGACATTTTACAGCGTATGATATTTGTCTGTAGAGGTAGTGTGAGAGAAGACATTTTACAGTGTATGATATTTGTCTGTAGACATTTTGTGTAGGAGGGAGTGGGAGAGAGGACATTTTACAGTGTATGATATTTGTCTGTTTACATTATGTGTAGGAGGGAGTTGGAGAGGAAACTTTTTACAGCGTATGATGTTTGTCTGTTGACATTTTGTGTAGGAGGGAGTTGGAGAGAGGACATTTTACAGTGTATGATATTTGTCTGTTGACATTTTGTGTAGGAGGGAGTGGGAGAGAGGACACGGAGGAGTAGATCATGAGGAGGAGCAGGCAGAGTGGAGGAGACTGCCCTACTTCACCAATGTTAACGAGGACACACAGCTCTCTGGGGTCATCAAACACTGCCTGCGTGTAGGTCAGTGGCTAATTAGAAACACTGTTAAACCTTTTCTTGCTATAATGTTCTGGTGCATAAACACTGTTAAACCTTTCctttatataatgtttttatgattaaggtagagtacatgtatttataaaataaagatcCAATGCAACAGAAATGATTTCTAATATCCTCTTATTCAGGAGAAACAACCTTTGGTAAAAGTTCTACAGCCACATACATCATACGAGGACTGGGGTATGTAAATCTTACCTTATTCTGAAATAAGAAGAGCTACCGGTACATTCATCCGATACATTAATTTATATTGCCACCTGTGCTAATGAAGTTATTTTCATATAACTAGGGATTGAGTGAACTGACTTTTTCTTTCAGAATACAGGAACAACATGCAATTATCAAAAACAGTGGTTCAAAGGTTACCATGGAACCAGTCAAAGGAGCCAAGATTTACGTCAATGGGATAAAGCTCAAGGCCAAGCAAGAACTCTGTCACTTGGTAACTTAAATTTGTTATAGTAAAGTATCGTTACTTGTGATTGTGACAAAAGCAACCTACTGTTTAATGAAGGAGCAGTAGAAAATCCTATtcagtaattttacatttattttttatgtgaacaaatttttaattttacagagCAGAATAAAGTTTGGGTCCAGTTGCTTGTTTTTGTATGTGGGGCAAGTTTCAGAGAGGAAAGCAAATGACGAGAAGGAGTACGATTATGATTATTTCATGGCTGAATTGGCGGAGCATCGAGGAGTGGCCATAGATTTGCAGACGCCGAAGATTAATGAGTCAATGGAAAATCTCAAGTCCTATGTGTTATTCCAAGAGTTCATGGACCTATTGCCACAGATATCTGAAGCTAATGCAATtagtttagaattaaataaggtaaaaatgatgatattaatttttttttaattacaactGAGTTAATTACCACCTCTTGCCATTTCATAGTTGAAACATGTCAGTATTTTAGAACCTTGAGTTTGGTCAGTTTATTTAATAAGTCATCATTTCTGCCAGCCATTGCTTAATCTGATCGAAGGTTCAAACAATCGTGATAGAAATTAgattatataaaacttaaagGTTTTCtccatttccaaaaaaaaatcttgttaatTGTAGGGAGTGAAATTTGAGGCAGAAATTAAAACACCTGCTAGTCATGATGCACTACAACATGGAGGAAAAGAAGTTATAATTCAAGttacaaatgaaaaaacaaaaaaggtaAACACTTTATGTAAAAGAATCTTTGCCATTTATGTAGACCAGAgatgcatggatgatgcatttCGGTTTCATTTCGTGGTATTCAACCAATATTTACTAGATGAATTAAGCCAtgcaggagagagagagaaagagagagagagagaggggggagagagagaggagagagagaaaaagaggtTATTTAATGACATAGTCAATGCGATCTACTACATACTGACGTTTTTCAGATGAATTTTTATACAAGTATAATGTAACTGACAGGTTTGGATCTGGTCAAAAGAAAAGTTTCTCCACCGTAAGGATCTGATGGAAGAGCTCTACTGTAGGTACATGGATGGGGAGAGTCTTCCTATGGGCAGGGACACAGACCCGTTCTGGGATCCAGTGGAAGATATCTTCCTAGGAAGGTAATTTTTGAaagaatatttcaatttttattgttcCTTCTTAACTAGGGTTGGACTATTATTTTACTATTATGTGAGCACTGCAGTAGAGTTGAATGTGTAGAGTACATCCAGTCTCCGACTGACTCCGTGGTAATGTTTGGAAATCTCCACCTTCCACCTCATAATCTTTTGTCATTGTAGCTGCCATATAATGTTACAAAGTCTGTCCTACTGTGTGGAAATAGATGAACACTTTACCTTACACAATTACCATGGGAAGGAAGAAGCTGTGATGAGGGTGAAGATCTTCCCACTGAATGACAAGGGAGAATATCTGGGAGATGAAAGTATAGTAGAACCCCGGGAATTACTGGGAAAACCGTTTAACTTTGAGATCTCCATACCTGAGTGCATGGGAGTGCGTTGGTGTTCAGAGGACAGATCTAGAGGGGTCTACTGCAAGTATGTACCATTGGTCAGCCTGGCTATTGAAGACTTTAGCAATTCAGATGATTGGGATTCAAAGTTTGTTCAATTATCTAAAAACTGTATCATTAATGGTGGTGCATTTCTATAACTACCGATAATAAAGTTCCTTACACTCAAGAATCATCCTGAAGTCCTTTCAGATGGTTTACTTTTTCCTGTAATTTGTATGTTAATTTGGTCATGTTTATGCTTAAAATCTCAAATTTATGCTAGATCAATTTCAAGAATGCATCCTTGGATTTAGACCatacaaaaagaaatacatatgTATCATTGTCTAAGTCTAGAATTAATACTCAATCAGTGTTGTTCATTAATCTAAGAAGCATTGACATGTATTTAACTCGGCATGAATACACTGTTCTGATTTCAGGTTTACCATCATCAGCAAGGAACCAGTGAAGAGTCAGACAGTGTGGGGTAAGGGCTACTGTGACTTTGGTCTGAAGCATCGAGTCCGGGAGAAGAAGGTCACACAGGAGTTCATCAACTACCTACAGACTCACTCCCTGGTGGTGGAGCTCTGGGGGTCACAAGGTACTCATCTACCTGGATCTACCTGGGTTTTTACCTGCATATTTTTCTGTTCTCCGTGTCAAAGATGggtataaaatatttcatgagATTTTCATAAGATTTCCATAGTCACTGTGCTATTCTTTTggatttattttgcaaaattttgttaatacaaAATTTAGAGTTTAATCAATATTAATTAGACTTCAATTTATATGAACTAAGCCACCTGGAGTGTTATAGCATGATAAGTATTGATGTCAAAGCTGTACTTCTTTTGCATGGCTTTCATTTAAGACAATATGAAGAGTATTGCATGTTTGTATCAAATATTGCTCTTCACATGTAAGTCAATACTTGCTACCTACTTGTGTTCATGCACCCATCCCTCTATGATCAAATTAGGTTTGAGAAGAAATTAaccgaaaaaaagagaaaataaaaagattatcAAAACTACATGTTTTATCCTTGTTGGTCAAAAGCACGTTGAAATCCAGGCTTGTTTTTAGGTGGACCATACCAAAGTTCATTTATGTAACCACAAAGTgtgaacatttttatatttataagaagCGATAACTCTCTGCAACATGCAGCTTCCGTTGTCATTGAATTGCACTTCTTGGGCAATATATTCATGAACATGCAATCATGCTTTTTTTGCAATTCAATTTAAAAGCTGTAGTCTTCAGCATACTATTAGAGGTTCAGAGTGATCTGAATAATTAACTTTAGACAAATTCTAAGTAATGGTCAATAAGGAAGGTTTAAGTGAATCAAACTCTTGCTGCTGCTTGCAGAAATGGCCATGCAAAAATTGACAATTTGAGAATTTTTAGATATTGATTAAATCTTTACTCTAGTGTTTAGTGTTATGCTTTGTTTGGAAATTATTGCAATTCTATACATTGTGTAGCAAGATGAAGagtaatttacaatttaaaagaaatatgatatTACAGTAAGTATTCTCATGCAGCTATAATGCTTCTGATCATTATAAATGCAATGCCAACTCAGCATTTTAATCGCCAAATGATTTACAAGTTCCATTGTCCTCGCTACATAGTATGTAAAACCCTGCTATAACATTCTTCTCCCTGTATAATGTCaccatatatataattatgtttgaaTCGCCATGGTACTATTGTTGGTGTTATTGTAGAATTCTTATTTTACGCAAGCACTTAATTCCGTGAATCAActgttttccatcaaatcgcgagaacatacaatttttattataattttatgaaGCTTATGTTTgtctaaaaaataaaagcgagatttttaAGTTAGCGAGATGTGTTTCTCATGATTTTACATGGGTATTAATTCCTCGCCTTAAGTTATGAATTTACAGTATAAATGTGCAATCTCTACAGGTATCTGACTTTTAAAGGTCTGAATTATGTTTTGATCTGCATGTTAGTCCTTAAATTTTATGTGCTTCTGATTTTCTAGAAAGCATTACTGTGGATAATTGTGTTACTGAATAATGCAACTATATGCATGTACTATGGATAGCAGTAACTGAAACTGGTAAAATCTTCATTACATTGTGAAATTATTGTACTTAAAACACaacaactgattttttttttttttggcagtgaATGAAGAGGACCAAATACATCAAACGTTTAATGGAagcaatgtaaataaatttgaagattttaaataattttaactacataaaaatattgcaatttggactcagtaaaatatatacatgtattgacttCAATGACTCACAATATTATACACTTTTCATACATTGTAGGGTCATGCACAGTCTGATGATGTTTTTTCACAACTGAAAAATAAGGTAACTGAATCAATCTATGATTGTATAAATGGTATCCATTTTTAGTGTATCTCTAAGTCCCAGTGTCTCAGAAAGCTACTTGTATGTCATAACCctttttttccttaaatttcTAGGATTTAGAGATAGAGCATTTGACAAAAGATTTGGATGCCATGAAGAAAGATAATTTTAACCTGAAGAAAAAACTGGATAAGCAACAAACTCAAATTGACATGAAAAAACAGAGAAGAGGTTAGTATATATGTAACTGCATGATAGACACGTACAACAGTGTGATAAAGCTTGAATATATCCAATCTCTgatgaatcatttttttctttgacctATGCAGAAAACTTAATGTAATTTATAACATAAAACAGGAGAGTTTGATACTCAACAGTATTGCCACCTAAAAATGGACAAAGTTAAAGTTGGTCTACTAAgcaaatatcaatttatttgaGTCTTTGTACTAGAAGTActagtatctaaaaattttggtaattccCGATGTGATTAAAACCGACAATAATTTTGTCTACAAATAACAGATAAATAAATACTGGGTACTTTTTCATTGGCATTTCTAAATTGacaattttgttctttatttatatacagCCTGCAGGGTCAAACTTCTCAATTAAAGAACTTGTTACTGGAGCCTTATTTCTTCAATCCCCATGCTTAAAAGTCTGTGCCGAGTCATATTTTTGTCCTTTTCAAAATCCCTTTTTAAATCCGAGATGGGTGTGGAattgtcatttttcttcataCCATAATAAACTGATAATTTGATTATATAATCACAAGGTTTAAGCAGTGCTCCTCCAGTTGGTGAGTTTTGGTGTTTGAAATAAGTGTAATATATACTTACTGCTTTCATTGATGTGCATTCTTGGATGTCTCTACCATATTAACCATTTGAAAGATCAGTCATAACAAAAATGATGAATTCTTGTcttctggatttttttaaagttattaaaaatcTCTATGTTTATTCTTTGGAAAGGAAGTGTATATATTAATACTtagtacgagttaattttcaGCATCCAAGGTTTCTTTTCAGTATTTTACAATTCTCTCTCTGGAGTATTTACGTTACAATAGAGTATATGTATTCACAGGCTCTTTTGTACATTTATCTTTACAGTAGATGTGTCACAAGGTACTGTGTGCTGAGTTTAATATTGTGGGGTTCTTAATCTTCTTGTCACCGTAACCTTCACAAATTGTCAATCATTGatcttgtgattttgttttgatattgcTTCACTAAACAGAATTGGTGTTATGATTCGGGAAAATAATAAAACCACATACTACTGTACACATATCGAGTCTTTAACCATGCATAATAAGCACAATGGAAGATGGTGGGTTGTTAAAAAACTGTACTTACATGGTTTTATAATACTAAAATTGCAAATTGAATCCGTGCAGATTTAATCAAATTGCCAGCACCAATGTTAATCCatggattgaaaaaaaattcttccacatttcctaaaaatatttacatataattacacatagataaacatatttatatactttcacacatttttaaaaactttatgaATACTGGTAAacatattaatttcaaaaagtttGAGCAAGATATAGTACAATATCCGATAGATAACTGAAATTGATATATGGCATCTATAGTTTGTAATTATTCTGAAATTATCATCACTTCTATTTGAAGTTATTAACCAAGTGAATAAATATACTGTATTTTCATTCACACAATTTTTGAAACTTTCAGTgtagtgtcatgttgtaaattttgaatttaccggatggcagtaaatacaaaatacaggggttttttttctgttgcaGCCAGTACAACTGATGTAGGACTTGATGCAGACTTGGCCCAGGCACTTAGGTTGTTCTTCAAGGATGTGAAAACTGTGCAAGGACAAATCTCAGAAATCAAAGAATATGGTAATTATAGAGAACCCCTAGTGAAGGGTTATTTATTCACCAAACTAGGGAATATAACATGAATTAACTTAACTATgttattaattacatttattaattatgaTAACTTACATATTTAGTGTATATATGCGTGTTAAGCTTGTTAGATATTTtttgggtttttaaaaaaataaatatcattataaGTTAAACATTGATTCAAATTAATTAATCGCAGCATAATGATAAATGGTGCTTTGAAGTTGTATCgtagttttaaatgaaaatgacctcaagattttagtataaattCTGTTATAGCCTTTGTCTATGTTTTTATAGGAtactaattttaattaattacagcTAAAATGTCACAACATGGGTCATCGGACAATGGTAATATAAAGAAAGCCCTGGGCAAACAGGAACAGAAACTTCATGAGGTGGAGAGCAGACTGTCTGGCTGTGTTGATTCTCTGAAGGAAAGTGTAGCCAACACGCTTCGGAAAGCAAAGAGATGACAGGTCGcttaaaagatatatatactatcatttgttaaaaatatttgagttgCCCCAAAGTCATAAAATGGCATATAGTAAAAACTGTGATGAACCAATATACATGTGTTGTCTTGTCCACCATCATTGGGACATGATTCATGGCACTGAATCAAGAAGGACAAAGATTGGGTTGTTAAAACAGTATTAATACAGATATCTAAATCAAATATCTATCTAAAAGTGTTCATATGCATTTTGTCTCAAATCTTTTATCTATCATTATATCAAATGCTTCAGAATCAAAATAGATTAATCTGTTTGGGTTTAAGATGAAGAATATGTCAGATTTCACTAGATCCTAAAAGACAGAAACTATTGAGAGTTTAATACAGGTTGTTAAAATATGTACTTTAGTGTGTTGATTGTTGAAACTGCCATATGTGTTTTCATAATGCTTTGTATGGTGtccattttttgtttaaatttatctGGAGCTTCAATGTATTTTAATCTGGTGCGTTATTTGTGTATCCATAGTGAATCTGCTGATGATTTGATTGGTGCAGAGATaagatatgtttttttttgaGAAAGGTTTTATTGTAGATTTGGTGAATAGAGATGACTGATTGTGCAATATGTTGGGCTGTTTATAATTACGTACGAGGACTCTCTgacaagaaagacaactcttactGGGATTACTAGGCCACTTTTAATACATTGTCTGCTTGACGGTGCTTTGAATGGACTGACAAAAATGGCTCTAACTCCAAACATCATGCAGTGATATTTTTCTGAAATCCCTGCTGGCAAAACATTAagttgaattaaatttttaaaggaatttgatggaaaaatattattttttctaacTTTACAGACTTTTCAAAAAGTGTACCAGTAAATACCAATTTGGAAGTTGGCAAAATAAAAAGACTTGGTTTGTTAATAAAAGGgactcttttttttcttcattgaaaatttgtgaaatttagcTTGCAAGGAATGCTGATATTATGtgcatttt is part of the Crassostrea angulata isolate pt1a10 chromosome 3, ASM2561291v2, whole genome shotgun sequence genome and encodes:
- the LOC128175243 gene encoding kinesin-like protein KIF28P isoform X5 yields the protein MPGDSVKVAVRVRPFNQREKNAGSSCIISMSGDSTTIKNPENGSTKMFAFDYSYWSHDSFQENGEGVFTPRSGSTKYTDQRRVFQDLGQGVLDNAWQGYNAALFAYGQTGSGKSYSMIGYGPNKGIVPITCEELFKAIETNKDSQKQLQVSFSMLEIYNEKVKDLLVKSKQATEGLKIRQNPQAGFYVDGLRNVPVRNYKEIEKLMEQGTVNRTTASTNMNATSSRSHMVITIRFNQVIRNAGGESNTRSSDINLVDLAGSERADSTGATGDRLKEGSAINQSLSTLGNVISALADIAGGKKNVLVPYRNSVLTKLLQTALGGNSRTIMIAALSPADINYDETLSTLRYADRAKKIQNKAVVNESPTDRLIRELKEENARLMAALGKGGGKADDSEELQRLLRENERRMADMDKTWEQKLEEARREWERGHGGVDHEEEQAEWRRLPYFTNVNEDTQLSGVIKHCLRVGETTFGKSSTATYIIRGLGIQEQHAIIKNSGSKVTMEPVKGAKIYVNGIKLKAKQELCHLSRIKFGSSCLFLYVGQVSERKANDEKEYDYDYFMAELAEHRGVAIDLQTPKINESMENLKSYVLFQEFMDLLPQISEANAISLELNKGVKFEAEIKTPASHDALQHGGKEVIIQVTNEKTKKVWIWSKEKFLHRKDLMEELYCRYMDGESLPMGRDTDPFWDPVEDIFLGSCHIMLQSLSYCVEIDEHFTLHNYHGKEEAVMRVKIFPLNDKGEYLGDESIVEPRELLGKPFNFEISIPECMGVRWCSEDRSRGVYCKFTIISKEPVKSQTVWGKGYCDFGLKHRVREKKVTQEFINYLQTHSLVVELWGSQGGPYQSSLNEEDQIHQTFNGSNGHAQSDDVFSQLKNKDLEIEHLTKDLDAMKKDNFNLKKKLDKQQTQIDMKKQRRASTTDVGLDADLAQALRLFFKDVKTVQGQISEIKEYAKMSQHGSSDNGNIKKALGKQEQKLHEVESRLSGCVDSLKESVANTLRKAKR
- the LOC128175243 gene encoding kinesin-like protein KIF28P isoform X6 gives rise to the protein MPGDSVKVAVRVRPFNQREKNAGSSCIISMSGDSTTIKNPENGSTKMFAFDYSYWSHDSFQENGEGVFTPRSGSTKYTDQRRVFQDLGQGVLDNAWQGYNAALFAYGQTGSGKSYSMIGYGPNKGIVPITCEELFKAIETNKDSQKQLQVSFSMLEIYNEKVKDLLVKSKQATEGLKIRQNPQAGFYVDGLRNVPVRNYKEIEKLMEQGTVNRTTASTNMNATSSRSHMVITIRFNQVIRNAGGESNTRSSDINLVDLAGSERADSTGATGDRLKEGSAINQSLSTLGNVISALADIAGGKKNVLVPYRNSVLTKLLQTALGGNSRTIMIAALSPADINYDETLSTLRYADRAKKIQNKAVVNESPTDRLIRELKEENARLMAALGKGGGKADDSEELQRLLRENERRMADMDKTWEQKLEEARREWERGHGGVDHEEEQAEWRRLPYFTNVNEDTQLSGVIKHCLRVGETTFGKSSTATYIIRGLGIQEQHAIIKNSGSKVTMEPVKGAKIYVNGIKLKAKQELCHLSRIKFGSSCLFLYVGQVSERKANDEKEYDYDYFMAELAEHRGVAIDLQTPKINESMENLKSYVLFQEFMDLLPQISEANAISLELNKGVKFEAEIKTPASHDALQHGGKEVIIQVTNEKTKKVWIWSKEKFLHRKDLMEELYCRYMDGESLPMGRDTDPFWDPVEDIFLGSCHIMLQSLSYCVEIDEHFTLHNYHGKEEAVMRVKIFPLNDKGEYLGDESIVEPRELLGKPFNFEISIPECMGVRWCSEDRSRGVYCKFTIISKEPVKSQTVWGKGYCDFGLKHRVREKKVTQEFINYLQTHSLVVELWGSQVNEEDQIHQTFNGSNGHAQSDDVFSQLKNKDLEIEHLTKDLDAMKKDNFNLKKKLDKQQTQIDMKKQRRASTTDVGLDADLAQALRLFFKDVKTVQGQISEIKEYAKMSQHGSSDNGNIKKALGKQEQKLHEVESRLSGCVDSLKESVANTLRKAKR
- the LOC128175243 gene encoding kinesin-like protein KIF28P isoform X1, whose translation is MPGDSVKVAVRVRPFNQREKNAGSSCIISMSGDSTTIKNPENGSTKMFAFDYSYWSHDSFQENGEGVFTPRSGSTKYTDQRRVFQDLGQGVLDNAWQGYNAALFAYGQTGSGKSYSMIGYGPNKGIVPITCEELFKAIETNKDSQKQLQVSFSMLEIYNEKVKDLLVKSKQATEGLKIRQNPQAGFYVDGLRNVPVRNYKEIEKLMEQGTVNRTTASTNMNATSSRSHMVITIRFNQVIRNAGGESNTRSSDINLVDLAGSERADSTGATGDRLKEGSAINQSLSTLGNVISALADIAGGKKNVLVPYRNSVLTKLLQTALGGNSRTIMIAALSPADINYDETLSTLRYADRAKKIQNKAVVNESPTDRLIRELKEENARLMAALGKGGGKADDSEELQRLLRENERRMADMDKTWEQKLEEARREWERGHGGVDHEEEQAEWRRLPYFTNVNEDTQLSGVIKHCLRVGETTFGKSSTATYIIRGLGIQEQHAIIKNSGSKVTMEPVKGAKIYVNGIKLKAKQELCHLSRIKFGSSCLFLYVGQVSERKANDEKEYDYDYFMAELAEHRGVAIDLQTPKINESMENLKSYVLFQEFMDLLPQISEANAISLELNKGVKFEAEIKTPASHDALQHGGKEVIIQVTNEKTKKVWIWSKEKFLHRKDLMEELYCRYMDGESLPMGRDTDPFWDPVEDIFLGSCHIMLQSLSYCVEIDEHFTLHNYHGKEEAVMRVKIFPLNDKGEYLGDESIVEPRELLGKPFNFEISIPECMGVRWCSEDRSRGVYCKFTIISKEPVKSQTVWGKGYCDFGLKHRVREKKVTQEFINYLQTHSLVVELWGSQGGPYQSSLNEEDQIHQTFNGSNGHAQSDDVFSQLKNKDLEIEHLTKDLDAMKKDNFNLKKKLDKQQTQIDMKKQRRGLSSAPPVVDVSQASTTDVGLDADLAQALRLFFKDVKTVQGQISEIKEYAKMSQHGSSDNGNIKKALGKQEQKLHEVESRLSGCVDSLKESVANTLRKAKR